From the Natrarchaeobaculum aegyptiacum genome, one window contains:
- a CDS encoding transposase, whose translation MVETTEATQLCRAASTVVYPALEFDIKPCGSYTREDFLTVLSRVAFEQEFANTAGKTCQLDDGDSVDVTSTARNGLAKSLFYHLRNLETDAIAGQFAGVRDDLFEILRKQRLLPDCVDVAIDLYQWRFYGDADTDHVLITYPDQGTNRTYCFATICIVAPGTRFTLDVLALEANGFREKREAVRSLLETAREYASIRHVSLDRGFYQIHVVPELEQLGVDYIIRARLSNGMKARLSAGAETVIDDYLMQRKRESTASAAVTVFAVPHRSTEDEHVWFVTNLDLEPEAARAYAAAFRRRWGIETSYRQIGDFLPRTSSPTFSVRLFYFLFAVSMYNLWILANVLVSGGVIPEKPPISTRVFREFIVVTDYG comes from the coding sequence TTGGTCGAGACGACCGAAGCAACACAGCTCTGTCGCGCCGCTTCCACCGTCGTGTATCCAGCGCTCGAGTTCGATATCAAACCCTGTGGGAGCTATACGAGAGAGGACTTTCTGACCGTCCTCTCCCGTGTCGCCTTCGAACAGGAGTTTGCCAATACCGCCGGGAAAACGTGCCAACTCGATGATGGCGATTCGGTCGACGTGACGTCGACGGCTCGCAACGGACTCGCTAAATCACTGTTCTACCACCTTCGAAATCTGGAGACGGACGCCATCGCCGGCCAGTTCGCTGGCGTCCGCGACGATCTCTTCGAGATCCTCCGGAAACAACGACTCTTGCCCGACTGTGTCGATGTTGCGATCGACCTCTACCAGTGGCGGTTTTACGGCGACGCAGACACTGACCACGTCCTGATCACCTATCCCGATCAGGGAACGAATCGAACCTACTGTTTTGCGACGATCTGTATCGTCGCACCAGGAACGCGGTTCACGCTCGACGTGCTGGCACTGGAGGCGAACGGCTTTCGCGAAAAACGCGAAGCCGTTCGCTCGCTGCTGGAAACGGCACGAGAGTACGCCTCGATCAGACACGTCTCCCTCGACAGAGGGTTCTACCAGATTCACGTCGTTCCGGAACTCGAGCAACTTGGCGTCGATTACATCATCCGTGCACGCCTGAGCAACGGGATGAAAGCCCGTCTCAGCGCCGGTGCTGAGACGGTTATCGACGACTATCTCATGCAGCGGAAGCGTGAGTCAACCGCCTCAGCTGCCGTGACTGTGTTTGCGGTCCCACATCGATCGACCGAGGACGAGCACGTCTGGTTTGTCACGAATCTCGACCTCGAGCCTGAGGCAGCGAGAGCGTACGCGGCGGCGTTCCGCCGCCGCTGGGGAATTGAGACCTCCTACCGCCAGATCGGTGACTTTCTCCCGAGAACGTCGTCGCCGACGTTCTCGGTACGGCTCTTTTACTTCCTGTTCGCGGTTTCGATGTACAATCTGTGGATCCTCGCAAATGTACTCGTCTCTGGCGGTGTTATCCCGGAGAAACCGCCGATCTCGACGCGTGTCTTCAGGGAATTCATTGTTGTGACCGATTACGGATAG
- a CDS encoding chemotaxis protein CheD, with the protein MEDTTRPVPVGVAEYAISSDERPLRTSGVGSCGVVVVHDERAGVSGLLHFMLPTAGRRADRDPDAKFADSGIEALLEAFEDAGGSLARAWAKLAGGAAMLDFESFDRPIGERNVEAAREALAAHDVPVRGDDVGGDAGRMVTFDPATGTLRVKTATGERREI; encoded by the coding sequence GTGGAAGATACGACCAGACCCGTGCCAGTCGGCGTCGCAGAGTACGCCATCTCGAGCGACGAGCGGCCGCTCCGGACCAGCGGCGTCGGCTCCTGTGGCGTGGTCGTCGTCCACGACGAGCGGGCGGGCGTCAGCGGCCTCTTGCACTTCATGCTCCCGACGGCTGGTCGACGAGCCGACCGGGATCCCGACGCGAAGTTCGCCGACTCGGGGATCGAGGCGCTACTCGAGGCCTTCGAAGACGCGGGCGGCTCGCTGGCGCGTGCGTGGGCGAAGCTGGCCGGCGGTGCGGCGATGCTCGACTTCGAGAGCTTCGATCGGCCGATCGGAGAGCGGAACGTCGAGGCCGCCCGCGAGGCGCTGGCGGCCCACGACGTGCCGGTCCGGGGCGACGACGTCGGCGGCGACGCCGGCCGGATGGTCACGTTCGACCCGGCGACTGGCACGTTACGGGTGAAGACGGCGACGGGCGAGCGCCGTGAGATCTGA
- a CDS encoding chemotaxis protein CheC, which produces MEVDVQSLEIYNELARDGAESAAAALSKLTGIETHVEVTGVSIQSPADLRAEYGDDEYAGVSVALGEPLSGEAVLVFDDHGRETITGKLVPPGDEDRAESAIVEVGNIVANGFVSGWADYLGTKVETAPPSYLEGTGSAVLPYQTGDERPILVFRSSVDAVDEDVHFSILLVPDVDALERLLERRTSGGVSLEKLEVFTEMTERGAVRAAENVTTMTGLETDVEVNRLNFTPVTDISRQVGDDQRVGTVVEYRGTPSGYLAVLFDPASARRSVEALAPVAFEDGAGDGEPIEWDDTAQGAFEELCNVVVSGFLDGWANVLQTSIKHSPPSFVADMGSSIVSPIVADVARSGNYAFLLDSSIETPDAESVTCQLFALPRPGELESALEELLVERATETRADPGDVFHSGN; this is translated from the coding sequence ATGGAGGTCGACGTCCAGTCACTCGAGATCTACAACGAACTCGCCCGCGATGGCGCCGAATCGGCCGCCGCGGCGCTGTCGAAACTGACGGGGATCGAGACGCACGTCGAGGTGACCGGCGTCTCGATCCAGTCGCCGGCGGATCTCCGGGCCGAGTACGGCGACGACGAGTACGCCGGCGTCAGCGTCGCCCTCGGTGAACCGCTCTCGGGCGAGGCAGTCCTCGTCTTCGACGACCACGGCCGGGAGACGATCACCGGGAAACTGGTTCCGCCCGGCGACGAAGACCGGGCCGAAAGCGCGATCGTCGAGGTTGGTAACATCGTCGCAAACGGCTTCGTCAGCGGCTGGGCCGACTACCTCGGGACGAAAGTCGAGACCGCACCACCATCGTACCTCGAGGGAACCGGCTCGGCCGTCCTCCCGTACCAGACGGGCGACGAACGACCGATTCTCGTCTTCCGGAGCAGCGTCGACGCCGTGGACGAGGACGTGCACTTCAGCATCCTCCTCGTTCCGGACGTCGACGCGCTCGAGCGACTGCTCGAACGACGGACGAGCGGCGGCGTCTCGCTCGAAAAACTCGAGGTGTTCACGGAGATGACCGAGCGCGGGGCGGTCCGCGCAGCCGAGAACGTGACGACGATGACCGGCCTCGAGACCGACGTCGAGGTCAATCGGCTCAACTTCACGCCCGTGACGGACATCTCCCGGCAAGTCGGCGACGACCAGCGCGTCGGTACGGTCGTCGAGTACCGGGGAACGCCCAGTGGCTACCTCGCAGTCCTGTTCGATCCGGCGTCGGCGCGTCGAAGCGTCGAAGCGCTGGCCCCCGTGGCGTTCGAGGACGGGGCCGGAGACGGCGAGCCGATCGAGTGGGACGACACGGCGCAGGGTGCCTTCGAGGAACTGTGTAACGTCGTCGTCAGCGGCTTTCTCGACGGGTGGGCGAACGTCCTCCAGACGTCGATCAAGCACTCCCCGCCGTCGTTCGTTGCGGACATGGGCTCGTCGATCGTCAGCCCCATCGTCGCCGACGTCGCTCGCTCCGGTAACTACGCGTTCCTGCTGGACTCGAGCATCGAAACCCCCGACGCCGAGTCGGTCACCTGCCAGCTCTTTGCGCTCCCCCGACCCGGCGAACTCGAGTCGGCACTCGAGGAGTTGCTCGTCGAACGGGCGACCGAGACCCGGGCCGACCCCGGGGACGTGTTTCACTCGGGGAACTGA
- a CDS encoding DUF7557 family protein, translating into MPETIELDDDLYERIESHRDDGQSVEEFLEELVTIYETEGAFLQEGYSE; encoded by the coding sequence ATGCCAGAAACGATCGAACTCGACGACGACCTGTACGAACGGATCGAAAGCCACCGCGACGACGGCCAGTCTGTCGAGGAGTTCCTCGAGGAACTGGTCACGATCTACGAGACGGAAGGAGCGTTCCTCCAGGAAGGATACTCCGAGTAA
- a CDS encoding triose-phosphate isomerase, with translation MGLSYPLFLVNFKSYRGTAGEDALPFLETIERVSRETGTRFAVAPQLPDLRWLADRTDLPLVAQTALPRERAGMGDVSLESVADAGVAGAFLSHPERTVGLEALRPAIDRCRELDLESIVWVPDRETARAALALEPDCLLFERPADIASTEGMVRTDPERIERFVETVLAADSGTGKRPHVFVGGGVRTGEDVARVFACGVDATGAASAAVEADDRETWLRAVADAVPGSLE, from the coding sequence ATGGGGCTGTCGTACCCACTCTTCCTCGTCAATTTCAAGAGCTACCGGGGGACCGCCGGCGAGGACGCCCTTCCGTTCCTCGAGACGATCGAACGGGTGAGCCGCGAGACCGGGACGCGATTCGCCGTCGCTCCGCAACTACCGGACCTCCGGTGGCTCGCCGACCGGACCGACCTCCCGCTGGTCGCCCAGACCGCCCTCCCGCGCGAACGCGCCGGGATGGGCGACGTCAGCCTCGAGAGCGTCGCCGACGCCGGGGTGGCCGGGGCGTTTCTCTCCCATCCCGAACGGACGGTTGGTCTCGAAGCGCTCCGCCCGGCGATCGACCGCTGTCGCGAACTCGACCTCGAGTCGATCGTCTGGGTACCCGACCGCGAGACCGCTCGAGCGGCACTCGCGCTCGAACCCGACTGTCTGCTGTTCGAGCGGCCGGCTGACATCGCCTCCACTGAGGGGATGGTCCGGACCGATCCAGAGCGGATCGAGCGGTTCGTCGAGACGGTTTTGGCCGCCGACTCGGGCACGGGGAAACGGCCACACGTCTTCGTCGGCGGCGGCGTCCGAACCGGCGAGGACGTTGCACGCGTCTTCGCCTGTGGTGTCGACGCGACCGGTGCCGCCTCCGCCGCAGTCGAGGCCGACGACCGCGAGACGTGGCTGCGAGCCGTCGCCGACGCCGTTCCCGGATCGCTCGAGTGA
- the nrfD gene encoding NrfD/PsrC family molybdoenzyme membrane anchor subunit — MSTKTPREADILRPFQGTSTAYYALFALAALAFGAFLIGWMYQLYEGLAVTGLSDWGTGGGVTWGVYIGAFIWWVGIAHGGIILSAAVRLLGMDRYMPVARLAELLTIAGLSAAGFYIIVHMGRPDRMVTSVLGHYHITVHNSPLVWDVTVITAYLVLTATYLGLTLRYDVSRLRDQLPSHFSPIYTMLTIGYTEREDEVVQRMVWWLALAIIIMAPLLLHGGVIPWLFAVLPTYPRWFGGVQGPQFLTIALTSAISGVIILSYAFRRAYDWGHIITDDVFRGLTLWLGFFCLLFLWLQLQQVTTGTFFPPIELEVAWIATIEAPIYIFAMSLVGLVLAYIFAQTIRPALFSKERAIVCAVAVLTATLFEKVLFVVEGFLHPSFEIYGATPGTYQPSLIEIASITGTIGMVTLFFLLITKVFPVVELHAIEHLRHERGIDEGGHGGSEAGTGGTGSHE; from the coding sequence ATGAGCACGAAAACGCCACGAGAGGCCGACATTCTGCGGCCGTTTCAGGGGACGTCGACCGCCTACTACGCGCTGTTTGCGCTGGCGGCGCTGGCGTTCGGTGCGTTCCTGATCGGGTGGATGTATCAGCTGTACGAGGGACTCGCGGTCACCGGTCTCTCCGACTGGGGGACCGGCGGTGGCGTCACCTGGGGGGTGTACATCGGCGCGTTCATCTGGTGGGTCGGAATCGCCCACGGGGGAATCATCCTCTCGGCGGCGGTTCGCCTGCTCGGCATGGACCGCTACATGCCGGTCGCGCGGCTGGCCGAACTGCTGACGATCGCCGGCCTCTCCGCCGCGGGCTTCTACATCATCGTCCACATGGGCCGTCCCGACCGGATGGTCACGAGCGTCCTCGGCCACTACCACATCACGGTCCACAACTCGCCGCTCGTGTGGGACGTGACCGTCATCACGGCCTACCTCGTGCTGACGGCGACCTACCTCGGGCTGACGCTCCGGTACGACGTCTCGAGGTTGCGCGACCAGTTGCCGAGTCACTTCAGCCCGATCTACACGATGTTGACCATCGGGTACACCGAACGCGAGGACGAGGTCGTCCAGCGGATGGTCTGGTGGCTCGCGCTGGCGATCATCATCATGGCACCACTCCTCCTCCACGGCGGGGTGATCCCGTGGCTGTTCGCCGTCCTCCCGACGTATCCACGCTGGTTCGGCGGCGTGCAGGGGCCACAGTTCCTCACGATCGCACTCACTTCCGCAATTTCCGGCGTCATCATCCTCTCGTACGCGTTCCGCCGGGCCTACGACTGGGGGCACATCATCACCGACGACGTCTTCCGCGGGCTGACCCTCTGGCTCGGCTTTTTCTGCCTGCTGTTCCTCTGGCTGCAACTCCAGCAGGTCACCACCGGCACGTTCTTCCCACCGATCGAACTCGAGGTCGCCTGGATCGCGACCATCGAGGCACCGATCTACATCTTCGCGATGTCACTGGTCGGTCTCGTGCTGGCGTACATCTTCGCCCAGACGATCAGACCGGCGCTGTTCTCGAAAGAGCGAGCGATCGTCTGTGCGGTCGCCGTGCTGACGGCGACGCTGTTCGAGAAGGTGCTGTTCGTCGTCGAGGGGTTCTTGCACCCGTCGTTCGAAATCTACGGGGCGACACCGGGGACCTACCAGCCGAGCCTGATCGAAATCGCCTCGATCACGGGGACGATCGGGATGGTGACGCTGTTCTTCCTGCTCATCACCAAGGTGTTCCCCGTGGTCGAACTCCACGCGATCGAACACCTGCGCCACGAGCGGGGAATCGACGAGGGTGGCCACGGCGGTTCGGAAGCCGGCACTGGCGGCACTGGCAGTCACGAGTGA
- a CDS encoding NAD(P)/FAD-dependent oxidoreductase has protein sequence MTQYVIIGDGISGSSAAETLREADPEAGITVVTDEGEPLYNRILIKEHAKGKLPEAPISIHDEEWYDERDIELSLNTHVTTVDTDEKVVRTHEGEDLPYDKLLVATGGTPTQLPVENSDADGIHHFWTFQDARRIKESAENSEQAVIVGAGLLGIDFAAVCGAQGVEGSYLMRGDRWWRYALSADGAEIMHEGMRDVGVEPVFDSGVDRFEVDDDGHVTAAVDPNGERYECDWAGVAIGLTFNTEFLRETDVEQDNGIVVDEYMQTTVDDVYAAGDITRFYDVLLGEQAQNGSWGSAKEQGRIAAVNMAADEEKEAFEWVSSYSITHFDFPFLSFGHPTLGDEHAERKYSDTEWRRIAFKDGKIVGGVLIGDLSPQSTLKQLMREQRVVADQAEVLLEKSVDADELAPAQEQ, from the coding sequence ATGACCCAGTACGTGATCATCGGGGACGGTATCTCCGGCAGTTCGGCTGCCGAGACACTCCGGGAAGCTGACCCGGAGGCAGGTATTACCGTCGTCACCGATGAGGGGGAGCCCCTGTACAACCGGATTCTCATCAAAGAGCACGCGAAGGGCAAGCTCCCCGAGGCGCCGATTTCGATTCACGACGAGGAGTGGTACGACGAGCGCGACATCGAGCTGTCGCTCAACACCCACGTGACGACCGTCGACACGGACGAGAAGGTCGTCCGGACCCACGAGGGCGAGGACCTCCCGTACGACAAGCTCCTCGTCGCGACGGGCGGGACGCCGACCCAGCTGCCGGTCGAGAACAGCGACGCCGACGGCATCCACCACTTCTGGACGTTCCAGGACGCCCGGCGGATCAAGGAATCGGCCGAGAACTCAGAGCAGGCAGTCATCGTCGGCGCGGGACTGCTCGGCATCGACTTCGCCGCGGTCTGTGGTGCACAGGGCGTCGAGGGATCGTACCTGATGCGCGGGGACCGCTGGTGGCGCTACGCGCTGTCGGCCGACGGCGCCGAGATCATGCACGAGGGCATGCGCGACGTGGGCGTCGAACCGGTCTTCGACAGTGGCGTCGACCGCTTCGAGGTCGACGACGACGGGCACGTCACGGCTGCGGTCGATCCCAACGGCGAGCGCTACGAGTGCGACTGGGCCGGCGTCGCCATCGGCCTGACGTTCAACACCGAGTTCCTCCGCGAGACGGACGTCGAACAGGACAACGGCATCGTCGTCGACGAGTACATGCAGACGACCGTGGATGACGTCTACGCCGCCGGCGACATCACCCGCTTCTACGACGTCCTGCTCGGCGAGCAGGCCCAGAACGGCTCGTGGGGCTCGGCAAAAGAACAGGGCCGCATCGCCGCGGTCAACATGGCTGCCGACGAAGAAAAAGAGGCCTTCGAGTGGGTCTCCTCGTACTCGATCACCCACTTCGACTTCCCGTTCCTCTCCTTCGGCCATCCGACCCTCGGCGACGAGCACGCCGAACGGAAGTACTCCGACACCGAGTGGCGACGCATCGCGTTCAAAGACGGCAAGATCGTCGGCGGCGTCCTCATCGGCGACCTCTCCCCGCAGAGCACGCTCAAACAACTGATGCGCGAACAGCGCGTCGTCGCCGATCAGGCAGAGGTCCTCCTCGAGAAGTCCGTCGACGCCGACGAACTCGCGCCCGCCCAGGAGCAGTAG
- a CDS encoding MFS transporter yields the protein MEANDRSIAGFTMAGHGLVHWFETAIPIFLVVWLAEFDVGVALLGLVVALGYAPFGLGALPAGILVDRFGPKRLVLVCLAGMSLGFFALAASRSIVAIALALVCWGVAASIYHPAGLALISTGVEDRGTVFAWHGIAGNVGIALGPFVAATLLIVLEWQLVAAIMAVPGLLAIGYGLTADFDATAAVDDDVDAGPAEALSLSELLTNSRALFASAFAIVFVIVTFEGLYYRGMLTYLPEILHGLPAMEAIALPEGLEGIEAADYVYVGLLVVGMAGQYVGGKLTNRVDPGRGMAVLFAVFALLALAFVPAIQLGLGAIVVLCGVFGFFLFAIQPFYQNAVAVYTPADTRGLSYGYTYLGEFGLGAASIAIGGYVLDGFSTAAFFFLIAGFALAGMILSAALAAGLDRVLEARTPVETGTDD from the coding sequence ATGGAGGCGAACGATCGATCGATCGCCGGGTTCACTATGGCAGGCCACGGACTCGTCCACTGGTTCGAGACGGCGATTCCGATCTTCCTCGTCGTCTGGCTCGCCGAGTTCGACGTCGGCGTCGCCCTCCTCGGCCTCGTCGTCGCGCTGGGGTACGCGCCGTTCGGCCTCGGCGCGCTCCCAGCCGGCATCCTCGTGGATCGGTTCGGACCGAAACGACTCGTTCTCGTCTGTCTCGCGGGGATGAGCCTCGGCTTCTTCGCGCTCGCGGCGAGTCGCTCGATCGTCGCCATCGCACTCGCGCTCGTCTGCTGGGGCGTCGCCGCGAGCATCTACCACCCCGCCGGGCTGGCGCTCATCAGCACCGGCGTCGAGGATCGGGGCACCGTCTTCGCCTGGCACGGCATCGCCGGCAACGTCGGCATCGCACTCGGCCCGTTCGTCGCCGCGACGCTACTGATCGTCCTCGAGTGGCAACTCGTCGCGGCGATCATGGCCGTCCCCGGACTGCTCGCAATCGGCTACGGGCTCACCGCCGACTTCGACGCGACCGCTGCGGTCGACGACGACGTCGACGCCGGCCCCGCCGAGGCGCTGTCGCTGTCCGAACTCCTCACGAACTCGCGCGCACTCTTCGCGAGCGCGTTCGCCATCGTCTTCGTGATCGTCACCTTCGAGGGGCTGTACTACCGCGGGATGCTCACCTACCTCCCCGAGATCCTCCACGGGCTACCCGCGATGGAAGCCATCGCACTTCCGGAGGGACTCGAGGGGATCGAGGCCGCAGACTACGTCTACGTCGGCCTGCTCGTCGTGGGGATGGCCGGCCAGTACGTCGGCGGGAAGCTCACGAACCGCGTCGACCCCGGCCGCGGTATGGCCGTGCTGTTCGCCGTCTTCGCCCTCCTCGCGCTGGCGTTCGTTCCGGCCATCCAACTGGGGCTCGGCGCGATCGTCGTCCTCTGTGGCGTCTTCGGCTTCTTCCTCTTTGCTATCCAGCCGTTTTACCAGAACGCCGTCGCCGTGTACACGCCCGCAGACACTCGCGGACTCTCCTACGGCTACACCTACCTCGGCGAATTCGGCCTCGGCGCGGCCAGCATCGCCATCGGCGGCTACGTCCTCGACGGCTTCTCCACGGCCGCGTTCTTCTTCCTGATCGCCGGCTTCGCTCTCGCCGGGATGATTCTCTCGGCGGCCCTCGCAGCCGGTCTTGATCGCGTGCTCGAGGCCAGGACGCCCGTCGAGACTGGAACCGACGACTAA
- a CDS encoding ABC transporter substrate-binding protein yields the protein MGENSWGTGEQKRLKSTAGGRGGRETRSRRRVLQAAGGAGTLALAGCLEETSLEGLIGSTEAAEGPVTVGVLAPNPDGDFVGRSMARGAEVAVAELNERGGIGGRDVELAVGDTAANPLEARREYHRLVLEEGADVTVGMFDSPALVHVMEDIAEQELLHLTTGAATTVTSQLIREDYESYKYHFRVGPTNEIDLGRGTVDFVDGIAPDVGWESVAVLAEDYDWSDGPWSVLQDDLDETGLDVVLEERYPPATDDFVDLYDPVSEQGADVALVAMAHTGTDALLDWAAPPSGRPYPFAFGGIHVPAQLPSYYDQTNGACRYTFSQISATANSEPGPLTQDFVSAYESEFDENPVYTGYTTYEAVMLYDHVVESAGTFDEDDLVPALEDVSFEGATGTIEFYDRDHEFAHDLQYQGADTLFFQWQENDDGEGVQEVIWPDEHATSEFVSPPWL from the coding sequence ATGGGTGAAAATTCGTGGGGTACGGGCGAGCAGAAGAGACTGAAATCGACAGCTGGCGGGCGTGGTGGGCGAGAGACGCGATCACGGCGGCGCGTGTTACAGGCTGCCGGTGGCGCCGGGACGCTCGCACTCGCTGGCTGTCTCGAGGAGACGAGTCTCGAGGGGTTGATCGGATCGACAGAGGCTGCCGAGGGACCGGTGACCGTCGGTGTGCTCGCACCGAATCCCGACGGGGACTTCGTCGGCCGGTCGATGGCTCGCGGAGCGGAAGTGGCCGTCGCCGAACTCAACGAGCGCGGAGGCATCGGTGGCCGCGACGTCGAACTGGCCGTCGGCGACACGGCGGCGAACCCACTCGAGGCCCGGCGCGAGTACCACCGACTCGTCCTCGAGGAAGGCGCTGACGTGACCGTCGGGATGTTCGATAGCCCGGCGCTCGTGCACGTGATGGAAGACATCGCAGAGCAGGAACTGCTCCACCTGACGACGGGGGCAGCGACGACGGTGACGAGTCAACTCATCCGCGAGGACTACGAGTCGTACAAGTACCACTTCCGGGTCGGTCCGACGAACGAGATCGACCTCGGACGCGGAACCGTCGACTTCGTCGATGGGATCGCACCCGACGTCGGCTGGGAGTCGGTCGCGGTGCTGGCGGAGGACTACGACTGGTCCGACGGTCCGTGGTCGGTCCTGCAGGACGACCTCGACGAAACCGGTCTCGACGTCGTGCTCGAGGAGCGCTATCCGCCCGCGACCGACGACTTCGTCGACCTGTACGACCCCGTGAGCGAGCAGGGTGCCGACGTCGCACTCGTCGCGATGGCCCACACTGGCACGGACGCTCTTCTCGACTGGGCGGCCCCGCCCAGCGGACGACCGTATCCGTTCGCCTTCGGCGGCATCCACGTCCCGGCCCAGCTTCCGTCCTACTACGACCAGACGAATGGGGCCTGCCGGTACACGTTCAGTCAGATCAGCGCGACCGCAAACAGCGAACCCGGGCCGCTGACCCAGGACTTCGTCTCCGCTTACGAGAGCGAGTTCGACGAAAACCCGGTGTACACCGGCTACACGACCTACGAGGCAGTCATGCTCTACGACCACGTCGTCGAATCGGCCGGAACGTTCGACGAAGACGACCTGGTCCCGGCGCTCGAGGACGTCTCGTTCGAGGGTGCGACGGGTACGATCGAGTTCTACGACCGCGACCACGAGTTCGCTCACGACCTCCAGTATCAGGGGGCCGACACACTATTCTTCCAGTGGCAGGAGAACGACGACGGCGAGGGCGTCCAGGAAGTCATCTGGCCTGACGAACACGCGACCAGCGAGTTCGTCTCCCCGCCCTGGCTGTAG
- a CDS encoding ABC transporter substrate-binding protein translates to MNSSRRNRASDTDAGRAAGSKRRRFLEGVAAGAIAAPLAGCLETFDTVAGSPEDRTEVVTVGVLAPEPDSDFNGRAIERSARLAVDQLDDDGGIDGRDVELVVGDTKGDPLEGRREYQRLVLDEGADVTVGISTSEVLDHVIEDVAEQETIHITAGAATTGVSDLVREQYDDYRYHFRAGPVNEYDLGQAQIDFLTDMAGEMGWESIALLAEDYGWSEGPWETFQQQRDELEVDIVVEERYSPALDDFTDIYDEAETAGADAVFISTAHTGTDAILDWTGGQRPFEFGGIHVPMQLPTYYDATNGACLYGIGQSSAPLGADVTEKTSTFEDAYEDRYGVSTPVYTGYFAYDAVTLFAEAVEQAGTFDADDLVGTLEDIAFTGSAGQIEFYGRDHEYPHDLVYQRGETLYFQWQEDDDGEGTQEVIWPDEHATSEYVEPDWS, encoded by the coding sequence ATGAACTCTTCGCGCCGGAACCGAGCGAGCGATACAGATGCCGGCCGCGCTGCCGGTTCGAAGCGACGGCGATTTCTCGAGGGGGTTGCGGCCGGGGCGATAGCGGCCCCGCTCGCTGGCTGTCTCGAGACGTTCGACACCGTCGCCGGGTCACCGGAGGACCGAACGGAAGTCGTCACGGTCGGCGTCCTCGCGCCCGAGCCAGACAGCGACTTCAACGGACGGGCGATCGAGCGATCGGCGCGACTCGCCGTCGACCAGCTCGACGACGACGGTGGCATCGACGGTCGGGACGTCGAGCTGGTCGTCGGTGACACGAAGGGGGATCCGCTCGAGGGACGACGCGAGTACCAGCGTCTCGTTCTGGACGAGGGTGCAGACGTGACCGTCGGCATCTCGACGAGCGAGGTTCTCGATCACGTCATCGAGGACGTCGCCGAACAGGAGACGATCCACATCACCGCCGGTGCGGCGACGACAGGCGTGAGCGATCTGGTTCGCGAGCAGTACGACGACTACAGGTACCACTTCCGGGCGGGCCCGGTAAACGAGTACGATCTCGGACAGGCCCAGATCGACTTTCTCACGGACATGGCCGGCGAAATGGGCTGGGAGTCGATCGCACTGCTCGCAGAGGACTACGGCTGGTCGGAGGGGCCCTGGGAGACGTTCCAGCAGCAGCGAGACGAACTCGAGGTCGATATCGTCGTCGAGGAACGCTATTCCCCGGCGCTCGACGACTTCACCGACATTTACGACGAGGCCGAGACAGCGGGAGCAGACGCCGTGTTCATCTCGACTGCCCACACCGGAACCGACGCAATCCTGGACTGGACCGGTGGGCAGCGACCGTTCGAGTTCGGCGGCATCCACGTGCCGATGCAATTGCCCACCTACTACGACGCGACGAACGGGGCCTGCCTGTACGGCATCGGGCAGAGCAGCGCCCCGCTGGGCGCCGACGTTACCGAGAAGACGTCGACGTTCGAAGACGCCTACGAGGATCGATACGGCGTATCGACCCCCGTCTACACCGGTTACTTCGCCTACGACGCCGTCACACTCTTCGCAGAAGCCGTCGAACAGGCCGGAACCTTCGACGCTGACGACCTCGTCGGGACGCTCGAGGACATCGCGTTTACCGGAAGCGCCGGACAGATCGAGTTCTACGGCCGAGATCACGAATACCCACACGACCTCGTCTATCAGAGAGGAGAGACGCTGTACTTCCAGTGGCAAGAAGACGACGACGGCGAGGGCACACAGGAAGTCATCTGGCCTGACGAGCACGCGACGAGCGAGTACGTCGAGCCCGACTGGTCCTGA